A region of Beijerinckia sp. 28-YEA-48 DNA encodes the following proteins:
- a CDS encoding NAD(P)/FAD-dependent oxidoreductase has product MTRPRVVIAGGGFGGLAAAKALRKLPVDVILIDRRNYHLFQPLLYQVATAALSPGQIAQPIRAILRHQANATVLLDEITGIDKARKVVQGRQAGEIAYDTLILATGATHAYFGHDEWADVAPGLKTLDDATAIRRRILEAFEYAELATDAAIREAFLTFVVIGAGPTGVEMAGAIAELARHTLADDFRNIDPKSARVVLIEAGAGVLPAMTPDLAKAAQAGLERLGVDVRVNLPVTGCFPDRVEAGETTIPCRTIVWAAGVRASPVGVWLGGDVPLDRAGRVEVAADLSVPGHPDIFVIGDAARVLGPDGKQVPGIAPGAKQQGGYVASVIAARLDGRTLPAFRYVDRGNLATIGRGEAVVDLGWFRFKGFFAWLFWGLVHIFFLIDFRNRLSVMFDWTWSYFSFGRNVRLITSGASAPAPKPPAQPDAGA; this is encoded by the coding sequence ATGACGCGGCCACGTGTCGTCATCGCAGGCGGTGGTTTTGGCGGTCTGGCGGCCGCCAAGGCGCTGCGCAAGCTGCCTGTCGACGTCATTCTGATCGATCGGCGCAACTATCACCTGTTCCAACCCTTGCTCTATCAGGTGGCGACGGCGGCATTGTCGCCCGGACAGATCGCTCAGCCGATCCGGGCGATCCTCCGGCACCAGGCCAATGCCACCGTGCTGCTCGACGAGATCACCGGTATCGATAAGGCCCGCAAGGTGGTGCAGGGCCGCCAGGCTGGCGAGATCGCCTATGACACGCTGATCCTGGCGACGGGCGCCACCCATGCCTATTTCGGCCATGACGAATGGGCCGACGTCGCGCCGGGCCTGAAAACCCTCGATGATGCCACCGCCATCCGCCGCCGCATTCTGGAGGCCTTTGAATACGCGGAACTGGCAACCGATGCCGCGATCCGCGAGGCCTTCCTGACCTTCGTGGTCATCGGCGCGGGTCCAACCGGCGTCGAAATGGCCGGCGCGATCGCCGAACTGGCGCGCCATACTCTGGCCGACGATTTCCGCAATATCGATCCGAAATCGGCGCGGGTGGTGCTGATCGAGGCCGGGGCGGGCGTGCTGCCGGCCATGACGCCGGATCTTGCTAAGGCGGCTCAAGCCGGGCTCGAACGGCTCGGCGTCGATGTTCGGGTGAACCTGCCGGTGACGGGCTGTTTCCCCGATCGGGTCGAGGCGGGTGAAACAACCATTCCTTGCCGCACCATTGTGTGGGCCGCTGGCGTCCGGGCTTCGCCAGTCGGCGTCTGGCTTGGGGGCGACGTGCCGCTCGATCGCGCCGGTCGGGTCGAGGTCGCAGCCGACTTGTCGGTGCCGGGCCATCCCGACATCTTCGTCATTGGCGATGCTGCCAGGGTGCTGGGGCCCGACGGCAAGCAGGTGCCAGGTATCGCGCCGGGCGCAAAACAGCAGGGCGGCTATGTTGCCAGCGTGATTGCGGCGCGGCTGGACGGACGCACATTGCCGGCCTTTCGCTACGTCGATCGCGGCAACCTCGCCACCATTGGGCGGGGCGAGGCTGTGGTCGATCTCGGCTGGTTCCGCTTCAAGGGCTTCTTCGCGTGGCTCTTCTGGGGCCTCGTCCACATTTTCTTTCTCATCGACTTCCGCAACCGGTTGTCGGTGATGTTCGACTGGACCTGGTCCTATTTCAGCTTCGGCCGCAACGTCCGCCTGATTACCTCAGGGGCGAGCGCGCCCGCGCCGAAACCGCCGGCTCAGCCCGACGCAGGAGCTTGA
- a CDS encoding riboflavin synthase subunit alpha yields the protein MFTGIIQGMATIDAIDDHDGIRTFKLQFPEGFSEGLAIGASVSVDGVCLTVTKLLSADSASFDVILQSLNVTTLDEVAAGARVNIERAAKDGAEIGGHPMSGHIDFSTPIESVATAEGNKLLRIAIPQAFRRYIFPKGYIAINGASLTVSEVNKNEGWFEVWLIPETRRMTVFEEKKAGDHVNIEIERNTQVVVDTMRDAVQESLGKLQPVLEALLAEKGLKLEDFIQAPPQIEAKPK from the coding sequence GTGTTTACAGGCATTATTCAGGGCATGGCGACCATCGACGCCATCGACGATCACGACGGCATTCGGACCTTCAAGCTGCAATTCCCCGAGGGTTTTAGCGAGGGACTGGCCATCGGCGCGAGCGTGTCGGTGGACGGCGTCTGCCTGACGGTGACCAAGCTGCTCTCGGCCGATAGCGCCAGTTTCGACGTCATCCTGCAAAGCCTCAATGTCACCACCCTGGACGAGGTGGCGGCCGGCGCCCGCGTCAATATCGAGCGAGCCGCCAAGGACGGGGCCGAGATCGGTGGCCATCCGATGTCGGGCCATATCGATTTCTCGACGCCGATCGAGAGCGTCGCCACGGCCGAAGGCAACAAGCTGTTGCGCATCGCCATCCCACAGGCGTTCCGCCGCTACATTTTCCCGAAAGGCTATATCGCCATCAATGGCGCGAGCCTCACCGTGTCGGAAGTCAACAAGAACGAAGGCTGGTTCGAGGTCTGGCTCATTCCCGAAACGCGGCGCATGACCGTCTTCGAGGAAAAGAAGGCGGGCGATCACGTCAATATCGAGATCGAACGCAACACCCAGGTGGTCGTCGACACCATGCGCGATGCGGTGCAGGAAAGCCTTGGCAAACTGCAGCCGGTGCTCGAAGCGCTGCTCGCCGAAAAGGGCCTGAAGCTCGAAGACTTCATCCAGGCCCCGCCGCAGATCGAAGCGAAACCTAAGTAG
- a CDS encoding glutamine amidotransferase: protein MSKTAVAIRHVHFETLGTFESVLTEAGYEVSYLDAGKDALTIDAAAPDLLVMLGGPIGVYETDTYPVLLDELALIRARLASGKPLLGICLGAQLIASALGAKVAATGIKEIGFSPLTLTEQGALSPLRHLEGVPVLHWHGDAFAIPAGAVHFASTSLCATQAFALGPSVLGLQFHPEADTTHDLEPWLIGHAAELAGAKIDPRAIREDARRYGPALANAARAMFAEWLAAAT from the coding sequence ATGAGTAAAACGGCGGTTGCAATCAGGCATGTGCATTTCGAAACGCTCGGCACCTTTGAATCGGTGCTGACGGAAGCGGGCTATGAGGTCAGTTATCTGGACGCAGGAAAGGATGCGCTGACCATCGATGCGGCCGCCCCCGATCTTCTCGTCATGCTCGGCGGTCCGATTGGCGTCTACGAGACCGACACTTATCCGGTACTGCTCGACGAATTGGCGTTGATCCGCGCCCGTCTCGCCAGCGGCAAGCCACTGCTCGGCATCTGCCTCGGCGCGCAGCTCATCGCCTCGGCGCTTGGCGCCAAGGTGGCGGCGACCGGCATCAAGGAGATCGGCTTTTCGCCGCTCACTTTGACGGAGCAGGGCGCGCTGAGCCCGCTGCGCCATCTAGAGGGCGTGCCTGTACTGCACTGGCATGGCGATGCATTCGCCATCCCCGCAGGCGCGGTGCATTTCGCCTCGACATCACTGTGCGCTACGCAAGCCTTCGCGCTGGGACCAAGCGTGCTCGGCCTGCAATTCCATCCGGAAGCCGACACGACGCACGATCTCGAACCTTGGCTCATTGGCCACGCCGCCGAACTCGCCGGCGCGAAGATCGATCCGCGTGCAATCCGCGAGGATGCGCGTCGTTATGGACCAGCGCTCGCCAATGCGGCGCGCGCCATGTTCGCCGAATGGCTCGCGGCCGCTACTTAG
- a CDS encoding dihydrofolate reductase family protein, with protein MRKIIACTLISLDGVMQGPGCPHEDPIGGFVHGGWCAPLYDTDVGNFMGEIYARPFDLLLGRKTYDIFAAHWPYVGADNEIGALFTRVTKYVASRSEPQMAWANSRSIGCDVVASVRQLKKQDGPDLLVQGSSELLQALFAHGFVDELALLVFPIVLGDGKRLFGAGTTPTGLRLASSRISSNGVVMMTYLPDGAVETGSFSLERPSEAELARRRGLREFA; from the coding sequence ATGAGAAAGATCATTGCCTGCACGTTGATCAGCCTGGATGGCGTGATGCAGGGTCCCGGCTGCCCGCATGAGGACCCGATCGGCGGGTTCGTTCATGGCGGCTGGTGTGCACCGCTTTATGACACCGATGTCGGGAACTTCATGGGCGAGATCTACGCCCGGCCCTTCGATCTGCTGCTCGGGCGTAAGACCTATGACATCTTCGCCGCCCATTGGCCCTATGTCGGCGCCGACAACGAGATCGGCGCCCTATTCACCCGCGTCACGAAGTATGTCGCGTCACGGTCGGAGCCACAAATGGCGTGGGCGAACAGCCGTTCGATCGGCTGCGACGTGGTCGCCAGCGTGCGGCAGCTGAAGAAGCAGGATGGCCCCGACCTTCTCGTGCAAGGATCGAGCGAATTGCTGCAGGCCCTGTTCGCTCATGGCTTCGTCGACGAGCTCGCCCTGCTGGTCTTCCCGATCGTGCTTGGCGACGGCAAGCGACTGTTTGGCGCGGGAACGACGCCGACGGGATTGCGGCTGGCATCGTCGCGCATCTCGTCCAACGGCGTGGTGATGATGACCTATCTGCCCGATGGCGCTGTTGAGACCGGCTCCTTCTCGCTCGAACGTCCCAGCGAAGCGGAATTGGCGCGGCGGCGCGGCCTGCGCGAGTTTGCTTAG
- a CDS encoding aminoglycoside phosphotransferase family protein encodes MIRPKADYDFYLDLWRLRADGEAFSTHSSDLMPVRDSEGRPAMLKLPIEKYEKAGSILMQFWDGEGTARVLGFHDGALLLERPEGVLRPLSQLVQEGRDDEATQIICEAIAVLHRPRPAARLEQLRPQLVALEPWFKDLVPAPEKYGEPFGRSLAIAQELLATQTEIVPLHGDIHHDNIIDFGARGWLVIDPKPLIGDSAFDYANLFCNPNLETATDPQLFKARLARVCAQSGIERQRMLRWLIAWTGLSAVWFLEDHQSDDIDMGVMQLALAELN; translated from the coding sequence ATGATTCGTCCGAAAGCTGATTACGATTTCTATCTCGACCTGTGGCGCTTGCGCGCCGATGGCGAAGCCTTCTCGACCCATAGCAGCGATCTGATGCCGGTGCGCGACAGCGAGGGCCGGCCCGCCATGTTGAAACTACCGATCGAGAAATACGAGAAGGCTGGCAGCATCCTGATGCAGTTTTGGGATGGGGAGGGCACGGCGCGTGTTCTCGGCTTTCACGATGGCGCGCTCTTGCTCGAACGTCCCGAAGGCGTGTTGCGGCCGCTGTCGCAACTGGTGCAAGAGGGGCGCGACGACGAGGCGACGCAGATCATCTGCGAGGCCATCGCCGTCCTGCATCGCCCGCGCCCCGCCGCGCGGCTGGAGCAGCTGCGCCCGCAATTGGTGGCTCTCGAGCCCTGGTTTAAGGACCTCGTGCCCGCGCCGGAAAAATATGGCGAGCCGTTTGGCCGCTCGTTGGCCATCGCCCAGGAGCTGCTTGCGACGCAGACGGAAATCGTGCCGCTACATGGCGACATCCATCACGACAACATCATCGATTTCGGCGCGCGCGGCTGGTTGGTGATTGACCCCAAACCGCTGATCGGTGATAGCGCCTTCGATTACGCCAATCTGTTCTGCAACCCCAATCTGGAGACAGCGACCGATCCGCAGCTCTTCAAAGCGCGCCTCGCCCGCGTCTGCGCGCAATCAGGCATTGAGCGGCAACGCATGTTACGTTGGCTCATCGCCTGGACTGGCCTGTCGGCGGTCTGGTTTCTTGAGGACCACCAGTCCGACGACATCGACATGGGCGTGATGCAACTGGCGCTGGCCGAGCTGAACTAA
- a CDS encoding vWA domain-containing protein codes for MQRIILILAMIALAFCTPAQAQQQAQPKAPPKPAGVGDTVLILDASGSMWGIVEGQSKIAAARQAVGSILSKWNPADRLGVMAYGHRSKGDCNDIEMIRPVEAIDAGEINATVARLNPKGKTPLTQALRQAAQTLKSSENKSTVILVSDGIETCNADPCAAAAELKKAGVGFVAHVIGLDVADPLAKAQLQCIARNTGGVYLDAANASGLQQALGRAIDVAQGKKVVSEAPARAPTVDPFRGKPLRATARLAEGLDPITDGGLVWALYKPGADGEEKGEYLATEYGPRLAMAAEPGAYMLEVTLEETKRLFPVEVKKGALATYDFVLDAGYVTSEGNISGSGAKAQDVTWQLRQNDEAVTTKYDAVPKFIVPAGAYAMVLSKGSAKAEKAFTVAPGDVINLAMSLDAGRLLADALYAPGGPKVETGLTVEVRRPQQVENEPGEWVAVSYDPLAVFDLPAGAYDLKLSVGKAEKVQRIEMKSGQPTRLTLSLDAGVLAIDATGADKIEIVAPKKDINGERKVFETFYDAKINFAFNAGDYVVIVTRGDTSNEQPVKVTAGERTEIAIN; via the coding sequence GTGCAGCGCATCATCCTGATACTGGCCATGATTGCCTTAGCCTTTTGCACGCCGGCCCAGGCACAACAGCAAGCACAACCAAAAGCCCCGCCCAAACCAGCTGGTGTCGGCGATACAGTCCTCATTCTCGACGCTTCGGGATCGATGTGGGGGATTGTCGAGGGGCAGTCGAAGATCGCGGCGGCGCGCCAAGCGGTCGGCTCGATCCTGTCGAAATGGAATCCGGCCGACCGGCTCGGCGTCATGGCCTATGGCCATCGCTCGAAAGGCGATTGTAACGATATCGAGATGATCCGCCCGGTTGAGGCGATCGATGCTGGCGAGATCAACGCCACCGTGGCGCGCCTCAATCCGAAGGGCAAGACGCCGCTTACGCAGGCGTTGCGACAAGCGGCGCAGACGCTGAAGTCGAGCGAGAACAAATCCACCGTCATCCTCGTCTCCGACGGCATCGAAACCTGCAATGCCGATCCGTGCGCGGCGGCGGCTGAATTGAAGAAAGCCGGCGTCGGCTTCGTTGCCCATGTCATCGGCCTGGACGTTGCTGATCCCCTTGCCAAGGCGCAACTGCAATGCATCGCCCGCAACACCGGTGGCGTGTATCTCGATGCCGCCAATGCCAGCGGCCTGCAACAGGCGCTCGGCCGCGCCATCGACGTGGCGCAAGGCAAGAAAGTGGTGAGCGAGGCCCCTGCCCGCGCCCCAACCGTCGACCCGTTTCGCGGCAAGCCGCTACGCGCCACAGCGCGCCTCGCCGAAGGTCTCGACCCGATCACCGATGGTGGACTTGTCTGGGCGCTCTACAAGCCCGGCGCCGACGGCGAGGAGAAAGGCGAATATCTCGCCACCGAATATGGCCCGCGTCTCGCCATGGCGGCGGAGCCCGGCGCCTATATGCTCGAAGTCACGCTCGAAGAGACGAAACGGCTGTTCCCGGTCGAAGTGAAGAAAGGCGCTCTTGCCACTTACGATTTCGTTCTCGATGCCGGCTATGTGACGAGCGAAGGCAATATCTCGGGCTCGGGCGCCAAGGCGCAGGATGTGACGTGGCAACTGCGCCAAAACGACGAGGCCGTGACCACCAAATATGACGCGGTGCCGAAATTCATCGTGCCCGCCGGCGCCTATGCGATGGTGCTCAGCAAGGGGTCGGCCAAGGCCGAGAAAGCCTTCACCGTCGCGCCGGGCGATGTCATCAATCTCGCCATGTCGCTTGATGCCGGACGACTACTCGCCGACGCGCTCTATGCACCTGGCGGCCCCAAGGTCGAGACGGGATTGACGGTCGAAGTGCGCCGGCCGCAGCAAGTCGAGAACGAGCCCGGCGAATGGGTGGCTGTGAGCTACGATCCGCTGGCGGTGTTCGATCTGCCCGCCGGCGCCTACGACCTCAAACTGTCGGTCGGCAAGGCCGAGAAGGTGCAGCGCATCGAGATGAAATCCGGCCAGCCGACGCGGCTCACTCTGTCGCTCGATGCAGGCGTGCTCGCCATCGACGCGACGGGCGCCGATAAGATCGAGATCGTCGCCCCCAAGAAAGACATCAACGGCGAACGCAAGGTGTTCGAAACATTCTACGACGCCAAGATCAACTTCGCCTTCAACGCGGGCGACTATGTCGTCATCGTCACGCGCGGCGACACCAGTAACGAACAGCCGGTGAAAGTGACGGCGGGCGAACGGACGGAAATCGCGATCAACTGA
- the cueR gene encoding Cu(I)-responsive transcriptional regulator, protein MNIGQAAEQSGVSAKMIRHYESIGLLRPAVRSDNAYRQYGEPEVHELRFIGRARSLGFSMKEIGELLSLWRDRERPSGDVRQVAARHLSDLEGKLAEMQAMVTTLRKLIHACHGDARPDCPILEDLAGTPARQALS, encoded by the coding sequence GTGAATATCGGCCAGGCCGCGGAACAGTCCGGCGTCAGCGCCAAGATGATCCGCCATTACGAGTCGATCGGTTTGTTGCGACCGGCCGTCCGCTCGGACAACGCCTACCGCCAATATGGTGAGCCCGAGGTCCACGAGCTGCGCTTCATCGGCCGCGCCCGTTCGCTCGGCTTTTCCATGAAGGAGATCGGCGAATTGCTGTCCCTGTGGCGCGATCGCGAGCGCCCGAGCGGCGACGTCCGCCAGGTGGCGGCGCGCCATCTCTCCGACCTCGAAGGCAAGCTCGCCGAAATGCAGGCCATGGTGACGACCCTGCGCAAACTCATCCACGCCTGCCACGGTGACGCGCGGCCCGATTGTCCGATCCTCGAGGATCTCGCTGGCACGCCCGCGCGGCAGGCGCTCAGTTGA
- a CDS encoding heavy metal translocating P-type ATPase, which yields MATDNHQEHQHHNHDHHGHSHAATAPACSHCGPAPAKVADGQVKDPVCGMTVDPATAKHQTTHAGQPYFFCSAGCKTKFEADPQHYLDPKPAKPAGNDTDIYTCPMHPEVRQVGPGSCPICGMALEPLMVSSEPVENHELKDMTRRFWIALALTLPVFLLEMGGHLFGWTHDIGMQRSNWFQLALATPVVLWAGWPFFVRGWQSVRSGNLNMFTLIAMGTGVAWAYSIVATVAPQIFPPAFRGHDGAVAVYFEAAAVITVLVLLGQILELRARDATGGAIRALLDLAPRTARRIKADGSDEEVTLDAIAVGDVLLVRPGEKVPVDGAVREGRSAVDESMVTGESMPVTKATGDNVIGGTLNQSGALHVEARKVGRDTMLSQIVQLVSEAQRSRAPIQRLADQVSGWFVPAVILCAAIAFAAWSIWGPEPRFSYGLVAAVAVLIIACPCALGLATPMSIMVGVGRGAQSGVLIKNAEALERLQKVDTLVIDKTGTLTEGKPAVTAIVTAQGFEESELLRLAASVERSSEHPLALAIVKAAQDRGITPAKVTDFDSPNGKGAIGTVEGHRIALGNALFFKELRVGIEGLAAEAERLRGDGATAIFAAVDDKLAGIFAIADPVKASTPAALKALRDAGLKIVMLTGDNRTTAKAVAAKLGLTDVEAEVLPQDKSRIVERYRSQGRIVAMAGDGINDAPALAAADVGVAMGTGTDAAIQSASVTLLNGDLTGLVRARALSQATMSNIKQNLFFAFVYNAFGVPIAAGILYPAFGILISPVIAAAAMALSSVSVIVNATRLRATKLP from the coding sequence ATGGCCACGGATAATCATCAAGAACATCAACATCATAACCATGACCACCACGGCCATTCGCACGCTGCGACCGCGCCCGCCTGTTCCCATTGTGGCCCGGCTCCGGCCAAGGTCGCGGACGGCCAGGTGAAAGATCCGGTCTGCGGCATGACCGTCGATCCCGCCACGGCCAAGCATCAGACGACCCATGCCGGCCAGCCGTATTTCTTCTGCTCAGCCGGCTGCAAGACCAAGTTCGAAGCCGACCCGCAGCACTATCTCGACCCCAAGCCTGCGAAGCCCGCAGGCAACGACACCGACATCTATACCTGCCCGATGCATCCCGAAGTGCGCCAGGTCGGCCCAGGCTCCTGCCCGATCTGCGGCATGGCGCTGGAACCGCTGATGGTCTCGTCGGAACCGGTCGAGAACCACGAATTGAAGGACATGACCCGCCGGTTCTGGATCGCCCTGGCGCTGACCCTGCCGGTATTCTTGCTGGAAATGGGCGGCCATCTGTTCGGCTGGACCCACGACATCGGCATGCAGCGATCGAACTGGTTTCAGCTGGCGCTCGCGACACCCGTGGTGCTGTGGGCCGGCTGGCCGTTCTTCGTGCGCGGCTGGCAGTCGGTGCGATCAGGCAATCTCAACATGTTCACCTTGATCGCCATGGGCACCGGCGTCGCCTGGGCCTACAGCATCGTCGCCACCGTGGCCCCGCAGATTTTCCCGCCGGCCTTCCGCGGCCACGACGGCGCGGTGGCGGTCTATTTCGAGGCGGCGGCTGTCATCACCGTGCTGGTGCTGCTCGGCCAGATCTTGGAACTGCGGGCCCGCGACGCGACGGGCGGCGCTATCCGTGCGCTGCTCGATCTGGCGCCGCGCACCGCGCGCCGCATCAAGGCCGATGGCAGCGACGAGGAAGTGACGCTTGACGCCATCGCCGTTGGCGATGTGCTGCTCGTGCGGCCGGGCGAGAAAGTGCCGGTTGACGGCGCGGTGCGCGAAGGCCGCAGCGCTGTCGATGAATCCATGGTCACGGGCGAATCCATGCCGGTGACGAAGGCCACAGGCGACAACGTCATCGGCGGCACGCTCAACCAGAGCGGCGCGCTGCATGTCGAGGCCCGCAAGGTCGGGCGCGACACCATGCTGTCGCAGATCGTGCAACTGGTGTCGGAAGCACAGCGCAGCCGCGCGCCGATCCAGCGTCTCGCCGATCAGGTGTCAGGCTGGTTCGTCCCGGCCGTCATCCTCTGCGCCGCCATTGCCTTCGCCGCCTGGTCGATCTGGGGGCCGGAGCCGCGCTTCTCCTACGGCCTGGTCGCCGCCGTCGCCGTGCTGATCATCGCCTGCCCCTGTGCGCTGGGTCTTGCCACGCCGATGTCGATCATGGTCGGGGTTGGTCGCGGTGCGCAGTCCGGCGTGCTGATCAAGAACGCCGAAGCGCTGGAACGGCTGCAGAAGGTCGACACGCTGGTCATCGACAAGACCGGCACGTTGACCGAGGGCAAGCCCGCCGTCACCGCCATCGTAACAGCGCAAGGTTTCGAGGAAAGCGAACTGCTGCGGCTTGCCGCCAGCGTCGAACGCTCCAGCGAACATCCCCTCGCCCTTGCCATCGTCAAGGCAGCGCAGGACCGTGGCATTACGCCTGCGAAGGTGACCGACTTCGACTCGCCCAATGGCAAGGGCGCCATCGGCACGGTCGAGGGCCATCGCATCGCGCTCGGCAATGCGCTTTTCTTTAAAGAACTGCGCGTCGGTATTGAGGGGCTGGCGGCTGAAGCTGAAAGGCTGCGCGGTGACGGCGCGACGGCGATCTTCGCCGCTGTCGACGACAAGCTCGCCGGCATTTTCGCCATCGCCGATCCGGTGAAAGCGTCGACGCCAGCGGCTCTCAAGGCGCTGCGTGACGCTGGCCTGAAGATCGTCATGCTCACCGGTGACAACCGCACCACCGCCAAGGCGGTCGCGGCGAAACTCGGCCTGACCGACGTGGAAGCGGAAGTGCTGCCGCAGGACAAGAGCCGTATCGTCGAACGCTATCGCAGCCAGGGCCGCATCGTCGCCATGGCCGGCGACGGCATCAACGACGCCCCTGCTCTCGCGGCGGCCGATGTTGGCGTCGCCATGGGCACCGGCACCGATGCCGCCATCCAGAGCGCCAGCGTGACCCTGCTCAACGGCGATCTCACTGGCCTGGTGCGCGCCCGCGCGCTGTCGCAGGCGACGATGAGCAACATCAAGCAGAACCTGTTCTTCGCCTTCGTCTACAATGCGTTCGGCGTGCCGATCGCGGCCGGCATTCTCTATCCGGCCTTCGGCATTCTGATCTCGCCAGTGATCGCGGCAGCCGCGATGGCGCTGTCGTCGGTCAGCGTGATCGTGAACGCGACACGGCTGCGGGCGACGAAGCTGCCGTAA
- a CDS encoding extracellular solute-binding protein, with translation MKSYLFSFALCAVMIPPVASLCSQTAQSAEITVIAANAVKEGYTELVSAFEKSSGHKVVTTWAGTVNATKKVNDGEMYDLVIVGSDNIDQLIKGGKLAAGSRADFAKTGIGVAVRAGLAKPDVSTSEAVKSAVLAAKSVIYSAGPSGAYVGELINKLGIAEQVAPKVKQPSSGAEVAAILSRGEADLGFAQVSEFLNVSGLVALGPLPASIQNYTIYAVGLHTAATSADAAKTLVEHLRAPAAASAIKKMGMEPG, from the coding sequence ATGAAATCTTACCTTTTTTCATTCGCTCTTTGCGCGGTGATGATTCCACCCGTCGCCTCGCTGTGCTCGCAGACCGCTCAATCGGCAGAGATCACGGTCATTGCAGCGAACGCTGTCAAGGAAGGCTATACTGAACTTGTTTCAGCCTTCGAGAAGTCGAGCGGGCACAAGGTCGTCACGACTTGGGCAGGCACGGTGAATGCGACGAAAAAAGTCAATGACGGTGAGATGTATGACCTTGTCATTGTCGGCTCGGACAACATCGACCAGTTGATCAAGGGCGGGAAGTTGGCGGCTGGCAGTCGGGCCGATTTCGCAAAAACTGGGATTGGCGTTGCGGTTCGGGCTGGCCTAGCGAAACCAGATGTTTCGACGAGCGAGGCTGTCAAGTCCGCTGTGCTCGCGGCCAAGTCGGTCATCTACTCTGCTGGACCGAGTGGGGCCTACGTCGGCGAACTCATCAATAAGTTGGGCATCGCGGAGCAGGTCGCGCCCAAGGTCAAACAACCATCGTCGGGTGCCGAAGTGGCGGCAATCCTTTCGCGTGGCGAAGCGGATCTTGGTTTTGCTCAGGTCAGTGAGTTCCTGAACGTCTCGGGTCTCGTTGCACTTGGGCCGCTCCCGGCCAGCATCCAAAACTATACGATATACGCCGTTGGACTGCACACGGCTGCGACTTCTGCCGACGCTGCGAAGACGCTGGTCGAACACCTCAGAGCGCCAGCAGCCGCGTCGGCTATCAAGAAAATGGGTATGGAGCCGGGCTGA
- a CDS encoding PaaI family thioesterase, with protein MDQVASRRKMTAEQIDAFIRQHFPQAGMGTGFRIEAVVPMSATLRLLYSDQHLRPGGTISGPAMFTLADLAMYVAILGEIGVGDDPTRAGLSAGALSVTTNLNINFLRKPAQRDLIGTARLMKLGQRLAVGEVWMTSEGESEPVAHATATYSVPPR; from the coding sequence ATGGATCAAGTCGCCTCGCGGCGCAAAATGACGGCAGAACAGATCGACGCCTTCATTCGGCAGCATTTTCCCCAGGCGGGAATGGGAACCGGGTTCCGCATCGAGGCGGTGGTGCCCATGTCGGCCACCCTGCGGCTGCTCTATTCCGACCAGCATTTGCGCCCCGGCGGCACGATTTCCGGCCCAGCCATGTTCACTTTGGCCGATTTGGCCATGTATGTCGCGATTTTGGGCGAAATCGGCGTCGGCGACGATCCGACCCGGGCCGGCCTCAGCGCCGGCGCACTCTCCGTCACCACCAATCTCAACATCAATTTCCTGCGCAAGCCGGCCCAGCGCGACCTGATCGGCACCGCCCGTCTGATGAAGCTCGGCCAGCGCCTGGCCGTTGGCGAGGTCTGGATGACGAGCGAGGGCGAAAGCGAGCCCGTGGCCCACGCGACGGCGACCTATTCGGTGCCACCGAGGTAA